The Glycine soja cultivar W05 chromosome 4, ASM419377v2, whole genome shotgun sequence genomic sequence TTTTAAAGACACATTTcttataattgaaattttaagcagttgataataaattaatgttaatatataGGCGTAGATTGACTAGAAATTTTAAACAGTGTAGGAAAAGCAATGTATGTTAACTAAATTCTGAGAACTACATTGAGAATAGTATGTCAAGATAATTTATGATAGAAGAGACATGATTGATAATTGAGGTCTCATTGCAGTCTACTAAGTCAGCATTTCACCTGATATCCCCATGCTTGATTAGTGAAATCTCTGCCTTGAACTTTCAGACTACGCAAGCCAGCAACTCTGCCCTCTAGATATGCTCCCGAGTTCTACATGCAGAAATAAATATACAtttcatgtaatcaattatcttTCTTTGGCCATGATATTGCCTAATATTTATTTCGTATGATTTTAAACAAACGGAATCTGATTCTGCAAGCGCATTCCAGGCAGATATTTGTTCAATAGTAAAGGATGCTTCACTATAGTCTTTACCGTGATCTTGAATATTCCTGGTAGAAGAAGCATCTCAAATGAAATAACCAGGCATATTACCTGGTACTTCATCTTTGGAATTGATAAATAACATGAAGATTATCTTAATAtgttctttttaagttgtttcatttacttgttgatgatgaataaaaaaaaaagtcacaacAATTGATACAATTACCGGCAATCCAACTGTTGCACTGAGGAAAGAAATATTGTTCATCCCGCTTATAAGATTGAGTTTGTTCTCCATGACAAAGGATACATTTTTGTGACTTCCGTGTTTAGAACCTAAAGTTAGAAGCATGTATAGAGCCCAAATGTTAGCATCTCAACTTGTATTAATGCattgaaagataaaagaaaaaatgtgcaTTATAATATAAAGAGATATTTGTGTAATAACCAAGTCTGTAACCATAATACCATATGGATACAGTtacttctataaaaaaaaaagatgttttcCTTCTATCCTAAAACATGGGATCCTCAGGGTTGAGGTTTAGAGCTTGCCTACTAAATTTCCATTGACGAAGGCATGCAAAACATGTCCGTGGCTGTATGCACTAAGAATGGATTGAGCATTGGCAGAGTTGTCATAAAGCCTGCATGAGCAAGACGTCAACATGAATCTTAGTAAAGAGTAATTATGGTATAGCAAACATCTTTAAATGCAGCTGGCATTAAGTACGTATATTGCTATTTTACCTGAATGTGTACCACAAATAGTCAGATGTATCTTTTGCTGTGCTGATTTGATCTAATAATGTGTTTGCTCTTAATGAAGTATCAGCAAAGCTGGGGATGGCTTCTCTGTACACTTTCCATTTTTCAGCTGAATTGAACTGTAACTGCGATTTCATTGCTCTGGCATTTTGTGCGCGTACCTACAAGTGCATAAAATATGAATTGCCTTTTACTAGCATCATTATATCTGTATAACGTTGATACAAAGAATAATGATCAAAGAatgatagcaaaaaaaaaagaaactgccCAGTATGTATTGAGCATTTGATTTTTACCTTGGCAGTGTTGAAGGCTACATTCTTGCAGTCTGGTAGAATACTGATTGAATTGGGGGGTAATTGATATGGAATATTTTGAAATTGGATTGTGACACTCCGATCTTCAGTATTTTCCAGGAAGGCAGCACATTCTATTGAGCTTCTTCTGAAAACATAAGCCTGAAAAAGAGTGATGGAAAATGATGGATTTTGTTTGGAAGATTCATCTTTTGGATTATAAATTTGTAGTTTGCGACTCAAATACTAGTACGGTTATTCACCTCGTGCTCGATTCCCTTTTTTATGCTAGCTAAAAAGAAGATAATAATTGAGGAAAATAACCAGGCGTTCTGTTTAGTTTTCTTACGTTTTGTTGTGTGCCCAAGCTGAAGCTAGTTTGAGTTCCATAAAGTAGAGAATTTGAACATGACTTGATTGCTTCATGAAGCTCCTTAAGATGTCCCCATTTTGGTTCCCTAACCAAACCTGCTTACCTTAGCATAGTCAATCACGTAGTGATTCGATATCTCTACAATTTTACTAACACGgagaaaggaaagaaacatACCATATTCATCAAGTGGAGCTTCGTCATAATATGCCGTTACTACGAAAGCAGAGGCTATTCTGTCGAAATTGGTTCCTCCATGGTACTGCGACAAATCCATCATGATActttaaagacaaaataatGTCTTAAATGCTGGGGATAaagagaagggaaagaaaagagaaacgGTTACAGCAAGGTGGTGGGCAGTGATGATACCATGTAGTAATTGACATAGCTTCCTCTTTTTGCAATGAACAAGGCAACATTGTATGCAATGTCTTCAGCTGATCTTATGTATGGTACTTCACCAAAGACTTGGTAACTACAAATTTTCACGTGAAATGAATGGCATTAGTCTTTTGAAATGCTTTGATAACTAAAGTTTGCcccttttaagaaaaaaaatggtttgtAAATAAGTAAATTGTGATGCAGAATTTCATAGGAACGTACAAACTTGTCCAATTCTCTGTCCATAGTGAAGGCTTGTTAGGCGAGTTAGGGCCCTTGAAAGTTTTTCCACACTGCATGCCATTGCATGTGTTGATCTGCAGATTACATGAATTCCTTTTTAGagatgttataatataataaatttaaatccatagaaagtaaaataattcTTAGAGACTAACCACCGGATCAGGAGCATTATCTTGCTTGCACATTACCCAAGGCACACCAGTTTGGAGCCCCACGGCCATTTGGGCAGCCCAACGAATATAGGACAGTCCTTTCTCGTGAAATGCCCCTTCAACGTTCCCATACTCGTTCTCAATCTACATTGACCATAAACTATTTAGTGCATGTTTGTATTTGCAGCCACACGAAATCCCATGTTGTTTCATCGCAGAAGTATCAAAGTTGATACTTTTGAAAACGTAAGTTGGACTGCCGCTACCGGCAATCCAAACATgccctaaaagaaaaaaagctcgGATTGATATATAATTGACAAGTCTTTGTTGTTGCTTTCAAGTTTAAACCTGAGATAGTATGATAGGCCCTCCTTGTGAAGCAAAAAGATTGGCTGATTTCATTAAGTTGACTATTTTCGCAGTGAACCTTTGCATGTGGAACTGTCATTAATGAATTGTCTGTTAATAACTAATTTGACTGAAAAGTATAGCTGAGAGTAAATTGTGTTAAGTTATAAGGAGACATGGCCCAgatacttaataatttttagagCAAGTTGGATAAAGCAACAAGAGACAGAGTAACTACCACGCTTATGTATTTCAAATAACAGAGCTAGAACTATAGAAGGGTCACAAAAACTAGATTTGATACCTTGAATTGCTCATTGTCAGATCTGAATACGATACCCGGAATATCATGTAACCATAACGGTAGACCCCTGCACCAACAAAACCGCGAGTCAGTTTCTTCTATTACGTAACcattatcatattatttagTATCATCGAAGTCTCCAAAAGTAACctcaatgaaaacaaaatatgttttaattcaTAGCTTGATACCAATTCCTTTGTGTTGGAAAATTTGTTAGCATAAGTAGTAATAGCTGGAAGGTGGACTTACCCATATGTACATTCACTCTCAATGTATGGTCCAATTCGGAGGGTTACATATAAACCTTGTGCTTGAATTTCCTTAATGAATCTCACTATATTACGCATTCCTCGAAAGTCATactacaaaccaaaaaaaaaaaaaaaaatcaccaacaTTGTTCAGCTTGCAAACAATgaacttaaaaagaaaatacaggGCAAATGACAAATTAAAGATTGATGTAGACTAGTTTGAGTTTGATCACCTGGCCTTGTTGAGGTTCGTGAAGGTTCCAAAACACATAAGTTTGTATGACATCTAATCCACCTTCCTTAGCTTTGGCAATTAAATTAGGCCACATCTGTTCAAATTTAGAACAAATTTCATTTAACAATTTTGAGATGTTTCTTTCTTCATGGTTGCTCTTACTTACCCccccttcaaagttcaaacacacAACTGCTCTATACAAACAATCCTGGCTTTATTTGAATCTAGgcgattttaaatttgaataaatcaCTATGTGAGCTTCTGCATTATACCTTAATATTACtatactgtattttttttttttgttcttttatggTCGAAAGTAGACAACTTTCCTCCATTCataagaaaaagttaaaattaatgtcGTTTATGTTCTTATCATTCTTAATAGATTCGTAGTTGAGCTGTTAACTATCTAATGTTTTGTACTGAAATGCCAATAAATAAAGCTAACCCATAAAATTGATTACGAAGTATACATGGACGAGTTgtcaaaaaaaaagtatacatgAACGAATGGCTTAATTAAtgaagatttattttatttttttcacgtGAAAACTAATGAGTATGTCAGAACAACATTATAAGCTAATTATGGTCGACCAAAAAAAGGTAGTTATGTGATTTTATGAATACttattttactatatatttGTAGTAAACAATATATAGGTATTCATAaatcatgtgtttttttttgtaaacataTTCATAAAAAGtgatatttaatctttttttagtgttaacatataatatgataaacattttttaaaaatttaataaaaagattatgaccactaaaaattattactatctatgaattaatttacatataatgatgatttttaactattattatattaaaattaattattttaaaatttaagacacTAACTGTGTTAACGTTAAACTGAAGGAactttggaaggatcaaaatatgacttttaaatcataagggaaaaaaaagtaaaaatgacatttaacctgcaataaaatgtaatttataaagAGACTTTAGATATAGTGttctcatttttataataataatttagttgGCATTAGTATTGGACCCAATAAGAGAATTTGAGAATATACATACAAGTTTGCTACAAATTAGGTGTCATGAATCaacaaactaaaaaatttaagcatgctatttttttaaattatatctcTATATGATATGCTTTTCCACATAAGAGTTATTTCAGTTTAAAGCACGGATAATACACAAAATCACTTATCTTGAACTTAATTTCAACTTTTTTCCCTAAAAATAATGAGACAATTAATAATGGTCTAAAGCTCTAGACTGTTTTATCATAAAAGTTCTAACATTATGCTATGaaccaataattttaaaaacttaaattgtCTATCCAggacacaaatatttttttaaaaaaaatacgtcTCTAACACAGGTCCTTGTAACGTGGTCTACCTAAATTTTGAACCTCCTCCGATCCATTAAGCATAATAAATAtgtgaattattttaatattttattttaaaagttatatatcaCTATCTCTCTAACAGGTAGGCAGTAGGCACCATCCTAAACTACCATACAAGTTTGCTACAAACTAGGTGTCACGAattaacaaaggaaaaaaaattaaggatgcaattttttttaattatgctgTATCTCTATATAATATGCTCTTCTACACAAGAGTTCTTTTAGTTTAAAACACGGATAATACACAAAATCACTTATCTTAAACttaaattcaactttttttccCAAAAGATAAGGAGACAATTAATAATGATCTAACTCTAATTATTTGATCATAAAATTTCTAACATTATGCTATGAAccaatcattttaaaaacttaaattcaataaattgtTTATCGAGGAcacaaatgatttttaaaaaaaaaatacatctctAACTTGAGTCCTTGTAACGTGGCTTACCTAAGTTTTGAACCTCTTATATGATCCATTAAGCATAATAAATAtgtgaattattttaatattgtcaTTATCTCTAACAGGTGGGCACTATGCCAAACTATCATATCTCGTCTTAGTTTCCCTTTCAACATTATGGGTGCATACTTGTGATCTTCTAAAAGTTAACCTTTGACAATAATATATGAGTTGCAGCCAGTGAGGGGTTCTAAGGAAGGGTTTAAgggttgaaaggaaaaaaagttatgagtttgaatttctcattaacatcttaacaaaaaaaattaacattgactgataaaaaaatatgtcttTATCATCATCAAACATCCCATGTAATAGTTCTAATATAGATTGTAACTAGAGCAAACTAAGGttcctaatttttatttgaacatgATATTTTACAGGTAATTACATTAACTCTTTCATGTCATGTTCTCTCTTATCACTTTCATACTCAAACATAActaaaaatatctaattttagactaattaagaaTTTCAGtcagttcattttttttatttcatacaaaaaaagatttatatttctttactATTCCTAATCATATTTATTGGAGATAATGCTCAAATTTAAACttaagaatatttttgaaataatgaaattaaatatgattattgtattagctaaaatttacttatatttcaaTCAATTACCAAGCCTACACTGCAGCAGTATATTTTTTGATGGGGTAATCGTGGGATTCCTACTTTCTGGTTATAGTATATTTAGGTGGGGAGAATCATCTAAATATCATGTAACAATATAGGTTTGGGATATTTATTCATGCTTgtatttttcatgtattttggagTGGTATTTCTTGTGCCATTTCCTTTTAATGATATCTTttttcagataaaaaaaaaatatttagcccCTCTAATAAGAGAGTTTTGCCCCGAGTGTAAGTCCACTACAAAAAATATAAGACTCCAATGAGTGTAGAGGACTACTTAATTAGATTCAGTGTGGAAAAAAGCCCAATCCTATCGGCTTGACTACAATGAGATCCGATCCTTGATTGAAAAACTAAAGGAGATGAGTCAAACCTCAAGATGGATGAAGAAAAATGGAGTGAAAGATCGgagttccttaaaaaaatagtgtaaGTCCCAACACACATAATAGTCaaactatatataattaaaaagaacaaaCTATAGTGAGAACGATCTATCTCTAAAGGAGTCAAGGGTCTCCCTAATTAATCCCCATGTGAACTGAAACCTACACTGCTACACAGATGCCATTgaagtataaaaaatgattacCAAGTTAAATAAAGCACGAAGACTTCATGTTCATAGTTCATAAAATAGAATTAGAAGACCGTGCAAGTTGcttgtattatttataataataacactGAGAAGAAACAGCTTGTCTTCCAGATCATGCCAATCTTGAttcttttacattaatttttgaAGAAATGTATTTGCACACTCAACCATTTATACACGTAATTAATATCCACAattttcctctattttctttctatcatattatatataacgtatctatattttattttatttttctctctaacaGGGGTGTCGTTGAACAAGTTGTTGGGGTGTCAAATaacaatttttgttaattttgtacacccattaataactttttactcctcTTTTCTCTTTCCACCCATCAAATTATTTAACATTCTATAACGAAGGTAAAAAAgcgtaaaacaaaaacaacgtGAACCAACCATAGCTGCTGCAAGAGTAGTATTCCGAATAATGGAGCAGTACTGTTTGATATTTCTTACCTAACAAAGACAACGAAAACCAAATGACTCCCTCGTCACTATCTCTCTCCTGCTTATatgtttctaacatttttcatctttttgtcCTCAACCCCAGAAACATATACCACATAAAAACATACCATGTGAACTATAGTAgccaaaaaaggaaaatcataATTAACATATAAGCGTGAACTCATGGCAAAGACATAAATTAagatcaagaaaagaaaagaacaaaaagtgAGGGTACCTGAGGAGTGCTACGAGGATAATGAATTGAACCGGAGAAAAGGATTTTATGTTGGCCATCAATGATTAAGGATCTTCC encodes the following:
- the LOC114410395 gene encoding beta-galactosidase 16-like isoform X2 translates to MVKVWWCFSFAFILIRVFIGAVYGDNVTYDGRSLIIDGQHKILFSGSIHYPRSTPQMWPNLIAKAKEGGLDVIQTYVFWNLHEPQQGQYDFRGMRNIVRFIKEIQAQGLYVTLRIGPYIESECTYGGLPLWLHDIPGIVFRSDNEQFKIENEYGNVEGAFHEKGLSYIRWAAQMAVGLQTGVPWVMCKQDNAPDPVINTCNGMQCGKTFKGPNSPNKPSLWTENWTSFYQVFGEVPYIRSAEDIAYNVALFIAKRGSYVNYYMYHGGTNFDRIASAFVVTAYYDEAPLDEYGLVREPKWGHLKELHEAIKSCSNSLLYGTQTSFSLGTQQNAYVFRRSSIECAAFLENTEDRSVTIQFQNIPYQLPPNSISILPDCKNVAFNTAKVRAQNARAMKSQLQFNSAEKWKVYREAIPSFADTSLRANTLLDQISTAKDTSDYLWYTFRLYDNSANAQSILSAYSHGHVLHAFVNGNLVGSKHGSHKNVSFVMENKLNLISGMNNISFLSATVGLPNSGAYLEGRVAGLRSLKVQGRDFTNQAWGYQVGLLGEKLQIYTASGSSKVKWESFLSSTKPLTWYKTTFDAPVGNDPVVLNLGSMGKGYTWVNGQGIGRYWVSFHTPQGTPSQKWYHIPRSLLKSTGNLLVLLEEETGNPLGITLDTVYITSQ
- the LOC114410395 gene encoding beta-galactosidase 16-like isoform X1, encoding MVKVWWCFSFAFILIRVFIGAVYGDNVTYDGRSLIIDGQHKILFSGSIHYPRSTPQMWPNLIAKAKEGGLDVIQTYVFWNLHEPQQGQYDFRGMRNIVRFIKEIQAQGLYVTLRIGPYIESECTYGGLPLWLHDIPGIVFRSDNEQFKFHMQRFTAKIVNLMKSANLFASQGGPIILSQIENEYGNVEGAFHEKGLSYIRWAAQMAVGLQTGVPWVMCKQDNAPDPVINTCNGMQCGKTFKGPNSPNKPSLWTENWTSFYQVFGEVPYIRSAEDIAYNVALFIAKRGSYVNYYMYHGGTNFDRIASAFVVTAYYDEAPLDEYGLVREPKWGHLKELHEAIKSCSNSLLYGTQTSFSLGTQQNAYVFRRSSIECAAFLENTEDRSVTIQFQNIPYQLPPNSISILPDCKNVAFNTAKVRAQNARAMKSQLQFNSAEKWKVYREAIPSFADTSLRANTLLDQISTAKDTSDYLWYTFRLYDNSANAQSILSAYSHGHVLHAFVNGNLVGSKHGSHKNVSFVMENKLNLISGMNNISFLSATVGLPNSGAYLEGRVAGLRSLKVQGRDFTNQAWGYQVGLLGEKLQIYTASGSSKVKWESFLSSTKPLTWYKTTFDAPVGNDPVVLNLGSMGKGYTWVNGQGIGRYWVSFHTPQGTPSQKWYHIPRSLLKSTGNLLVLLEEETGNPLGITLDTVYITSQ